A part of Thermococcus sp. SY098 genomic DNA contains:
- a CDS encoding elongation factor 1-beta, which yields MSDFNIVGVIKVMPTSPEVDLDKLEENIKKAIPEKYGFVKIEREPIAFGLVALKVYVLAKDEEGYSLDEVADAFRKVEDVESAEVESVSRI from the coding sequence ATGAGCGATTTCAACATTGTTGGTGTTATTAAGGTTATGCCCACAAGTCCAGAGGTTGATCTGGATAAGCTTGAGGAGAACATAAAGAAGGCAATACCAGAGAAGTACGGTTTCGTTAAGATTGAAAGGGAGCCAATAGCATTCGGTTTGGTTGCTCTTAAAGTTTACGTCCTTGCCAAGGACGAGGAAGGATACTCCCTTGACGAAGTTGCCGATGCATTCAGAAAGGTTGAAGATGTTGAGAGTGCCGAGGTAGAAAGCGTCTCAAGAATTTGA
- the guaB gene encoding IMP dehydrogenase, with protein sequence MGKFEQKLVNAIKGYTFDDVLLIPQATEVEPKDVDVSTQITPNIKLNIPILSAAMDTVTEWEMAVAMAREGGLGVIHRNMSIEEQVEMVKKVKRAERFIIEDVITISPEETLDYALFLMEKHDIDGLPVIKDGKVVGIVSKKDIATKEGQRVKDIMTKEVITVEEDISVEEAMKIMVENRIDRLPVVNKKGRLIGLITMSDLVLRKKFKNAVRDENGDLIVAAAVGPFDLKRALALDRAGVDVIVIDTAHAHNLKAIKSMKEIRAKVDADLIVGNIANPKAVDDLTFADAVKVGIGPGSICTTRVVAGVGVPQITAIALISDRAGEYGIKVIADGGIKYSGDIVKAIAAGADAVMLGNLLAGTKEAPGKEVIINGRKYKQYRGMGSLGAMMKGGAERYYQRGHMKTRKFVPEGVEGVVPYKGSVGEVLYQLIGGLRAGMGYVGAKNIQELKEKGEFVIITHAGLKESHPHDIFITNEAPNYPVGK encoded by the coding sequence ATGGGCAAATTTGAACAAAAACTTGTTAATGCAATTAAGGGTTATACCTTTGATGATGTTCTTTTGATCCCCCAGGCAACTGAAGTTGAGCCCAAAGACGTCGATGTTTCCACTCAAATTACGCCGAACATAAAGCTCAATATCCCAATTCTGAGCGCAGCGATGGATACGGTTACAGAATGGGAGATGGCAGTAGCGATGGCAAGAGAAGGCGGTTTAGGCGTTATTCACAGGAACATGAGCATAGAAGAGCAGGTTGAGATGGTCAAAAAAGTCAAAAGGGCAGAGCGCTTTATAATTGAAGACGTCATCACCATAAGCCCAGAGGAAACCTTAGATTATGCACTATTTTTAATGGAGAAGCACGACATTGATGGACTGCCAGTTATCAAAGATGGAAAAGTTGTTGGAATAGTGTCTAAGAAAGACATTGCAACAAAAGAAGGGCAGAGAGTGAAAGACATCATGACTAAAGAAGTGATAACAGTTGAAGAGGACATAAGCGTTGAAGAGGCTATGAAAATAATGGTTGAGAACAGAATTGACAGATTACCAGTTGTAAACAAAAAAGGCAGACTTATTGGTCTAATAACGATGAGCGATCTTGTTTTGAGGAAAAAGTTCAAGAATGCTGTGAGGGATGAAAACGGAGACTTAATAGTCGCTGCAGCTGTTGGGCCTTTTGATCTGAAGAGAGCTTTGGCATTGGACAGGGCAGGGGTCGATGTCATAGTCATTGACACTGCCCATGCGCATAACCTTAAGGCAATAAAGTCCATGAAGGAGATTAGAGCTAAAGTTGATGCTGACTTGATAGTTGGAAACATTGCAAATCCAAAGGCAGTTGATGATTTAACCTTTGCAGACGCTGTTAAAGTTGGAATAGGACCAGGGAGCATATGCACAACAAGAGTAGTAGCTGGAGTTGGTGTTCCACAGATAACGGCAATAGCACTGATTTCAGACAGGGCAGGGGAATACGGAATTAAGGTCATTGCAGATGGGGGAATTAAATATTCAGGAGATATAGTGAAAGCCATTGCGGCTGGGGCTGATGCTGTAATGCTTGGGAATCTCTTAGCCGGAACAAAGGAAGCTCCGGGAAAAGAGGTAATTATCAACGGAAGGAAATACAAGCAGTACAGGGGAATGGGTTCTTTAGGGGCAATGATGAAAGGAGGAGCAGAGAGATATTATCAGAGAGGTCACATGAAGACAAGAAAGTTCGTCCCAGAGGGCGTTGAAGGGGTTGTTCCTTATAAGGGGAGTGTTGGCGAAGTTTTATACCAGCTCATTGGAGGCCTAAGAGCTGGAATGGGTTACGTTGGAGCAAAGAACATTCAAGAGCTGAAAGAAAAAGGAGAGTTTGTGATAATAACACACGCTGGACTCAAGGAAAGCCATCCACATGACATCTTCATAACGAACGAAGCACCAAACTATCCAGTCGGAAAATAA
- a CDS encoding zinc finger domain-containing protein, translating into MEAVKIPVCTSCGKEITPREHATHFICPNCGEEIIWRCESCRVLGAPYKCPKCGWEGP; encoded by the coding sequence ATGGAAGCTGTCAAGATACCAGTCTGTACGTCATGTGGAAAGGAGATAACTCCAAGGGAGCACGCGACACACTTCATCTGCCCCAACTGTGGGGAGGAGATAATCTGGAGATGTGAAAGCTGCCGCGTATTGGGAGCACCATACAAGTGCCCCAAGTGCGGATGGGAAGGACCATAA
- the purL gene encoding phosphoribosylformylglycinamidine synthase subunit PurL, translated as MFPHEEEFVREKLGREPNEVEKAMIEVMWSEHASYKSSRKWLKLLPTKNEHVILGPGEDAGVIKFDENIAIVVGIESHNHPSAVEPYGGAATGVGGIVRDILCMGARPIALLDPIRFGPLEKERNRYLFEYVVKGIADYGNRIGVPTVGGETEFDETLDGYTLVNVACIGIMHPDELVHSYVTESGLLLVLVGNKTGRDGIHGVTFASEELSENAEEEDRSAVQIPDPFTEKLLIEATLEAVKTGKVKALKDLGGGGLTCASSEMAGKKGFGAVIYADRVPQREPNMNAMEVMISESQERMLFAVKKEDLEEMSKIFEKYELEWTVVGEIIDEPRYIVYWNGEKVADLPIDLLTEVPIIEWDAKPYSVEKDVRTPEIAPQDAFLKVLSSPNILSKEWVYRQYDHEVQGRTVLKPGLDAAVLKINDEYGLAFVSDGNPSYSYLNPYHGAMACVVEAMRNLASVGAKPLSLVDNLNFASPERPEVYWSFIETIKGLRDAANAFGLAYVSGNVSFYNEVGNKPIKPTPVVAALGKVKLEHITTMDFKDEGNLIAVVGVTKNELGGSELYRVFGIGGGIAPRVDLKAEKENVEGILKAIEHGLVKAVHDVSRGGLAIALAEMAIISGVGFEVDISKVPVEAKLSPLEVLFSESQARFIVSFEEENLEKLKEMFKDFAVIGEVGGREMVFKSNGDEVIRVSVKEGRKIYGSLPRLLGE; from the coding sequence ATGTTCCCTCATGAGGAAGAATTTGTCCGCGAAAAGCTTGGAAGAGAGCCTAATGAAGTGGAAAAGGCCATGATTGAAGTAATGTGGAGCGAGCATGCCTCATATAAATCAAGCCGCAAGTGGCTCAAACTTTTACCAACTAAAAACGAGCATGTGATTTTAGGACCCGGAGAGGATGCTGGAGTTATAAAGTTTGACGAAAATATTGCAATAGTCGTTGGAATCGAAAGTCACAATCATCCAAGTGCAGTTGAGCCCTATGGTGGGGCAGCAACAGGTGTTGGCGGAATTGTAAGGGATATACTGTGTATGGGGGCTCGTCCTATAGCTCTGCTCGACCCAATACGCTTTGGCCCATTGGAGAAAGAGCGCAATAGGTATCTCTTCGAGTACGTTGTTAAGGGAATAGCTGACTATGGCAACAGGATAGGGGTTCCTACTGTTGGCGGCGAAACGGAGTTTGATGAGACCTTGGACGGCTATACATTGGTGAATGTTGCATGCATTGGCATAATGCACCCCGATGAGTTAGTTCACAGCTACGTAACCGAGAGCGGTCTGCTTTTGGTTTTAGTTGGGAACAAAACTGGAAGAGACGGCATTCATGGAGTGACTTTTGCAAGTGAAGAGCTGAGCGAAAACGCTGAGGAGGAAGATCGCTCCGCTGTGCAGATTCCGGATCCGTTTACTGAAAAACTTTTAATTGAAGCAACCCTTGAGGCAGTGAAAACTGGTAAAGTTAAAGCCCTCAAAGATTTAGGCGGCGGAGGCTTAACTTGTGCATCTTCAGAAATGGCTGGAAAGAAAGGGTTTGGTGCAGTCATTTATGCAGATAGAGTGCCACAAAGAGAACCTAATATGAATGCTATGGAGGTAATGATTTCAGAGAGCCAAGAGAGGATGCTTTTTGCTGTTAAAAAGGAAGATTTGGAAGAGATGTCAAAGATTTTTGAAAAGTATGAACTTGAGTGGACAGTTGTTGGGGAGATAATAGACGAGCCAAGATACATTGTTTACTGGAATGGCGAAAAAGTCGCTGATTTGCCAATTGATCTGCTCACAGAAGTTCCAATAATAGAATGGGATGCCAAGCCGTATAGTGTTGAAAAAGATGTCCGAACTCCTGAAATCGCTCCACAAGATGCTTTTCTTAAAGTTCTCTCAAGCCCAAACATATTAAGCAAAGAATGGGTTTACAGGCAGTATGACCATGAAGTTCAAGGAAGGACAGTTTTAAAGCCCGGTCTGGATGCCGCTGTGCTGAAAATAAACGATGAATACGGCTTAGCTTTTGTGAGCGATGGAAATCCTTCATACAGCTACTTGAATCCATATCACGGAGCAATGGCTTGTGTGGTTGAAGCTATGAGAAACTTGGCTTCCGTTGGTGCTAAACCTCTATCTTTAGTTGACAACCTGAATTTTGCCTCCCCAGAGAGGCCTGAGGTGTATTGGAGCTTCATCGAGACAATTAAAGGACTCAGAGATGCGGCAAATGCTTTTGGATTAGCTTATGTCAGCGGTAACGTGAGCTTTTACAATGAGGTTGGCAACAAACCGATAAAGCCAACTCCAGTAGTTGCGGCTTTAGGAAAGGTCAAGCTTGAGCACATTACAACCATGGACTTTAAAGATGAAGGTAATTTGATTGCCGTTGTTGGAGTTACAAAGAATGAATTGGGAGGAAGTGAGCTCTATAGAGTTTTCGGCATTGGAGGTGGAATCGCTCCGAGAGTTGACTTAAAAGCGGAGAAAGAAAACGTTGAAGGCATCTTAAAGGCAATTGAGCATGGATTAGTAAAAGCTGTTCATGACGTAAGCAGGGGAGGTTTGGCGATAGCTTTAGCTGAGATGGCAATAATAAGTGGAGTAGGATTTGAGGTTGACATAAGTAAAGTTCCAGTGGAAGCAAAGCTCTCTCCCTTAGAAGTGCTGTTTTCAGAAAGTCAAGCAAGATTTATAGTCAGCTTTGAAGAAGAAAACCTTGAAAAGCTCAAAGAAATGTTTAAAGACTTTGCAGTTATAGGAGAAGTTGGAGGCAGAGAAATGGTGTTTAAGAGCAATGGGGACGAAGTAATTAGGGTAAGTGTAAAAGAAGGGAGAAAAATTTACGGTTCGCTTCCAAGGCTTCTTGGAGAGTAA